A window from Pseudomonas frederiksbergensis encodes these proteins:
- a CDS encoding transporter substrate-binding domain-containing protein, which produces MQKITLIGCTLGLLLASQVQANEAPLTGTLNKVANAKSITLGYRDASVPFSYVGDHTGQPMGYSVDLASKIVERIKQKLELPDLQVKYNLVTSQTRIPLVQNGTVDLECGSTGVTTERMQQVAFSYGFIYVKGQLLTAKDSGIKSFADLRGKNVVTTAGTTNERFLKSYNVDHKIDMFVISAKDHGEAFQMLQSGRAAAFYMDDALLYGERAKARDPHNWVVVGEEQSREIYSCMVRKGDPQFLELVNSTLADLYSSGEINGIYQRWFQQPIPPKGLNLEFPMTSELKAIIAKPVSDPVQ; this is translated from the coding sequence ATGCAAAAAATCACGTTGATCGGCTGCACCCTCGGCCTGCTGCTCGCCAGTCAGGTCCAGGCCAACGAAGCGCCGCTGACTGGCACGCTGAACAAGGTCGCCAATGCCAAGAGCATCACCCTGGGCTATCGCGACGCGTCGGTGCCGTTCTCCTACGTGGGTGATCACACGGGGCAGCCGATGGGCTATTCGGTGGACCTGGCGAGCAAGATTGTCGAGCGCATCAAGCAAAAACTCGAGCTGCCGGATCTGCAGGTGAAGTACAACCTGGTGACCTCGCAAACGCGCATTCCACTGGTGCAGAACGGCACGGTCGACCTTGAATGTGGCTCCACCGGCGTGACCACCGAGCGCATGCAGCAAGTGGCGTTTTCCTACGGGTTTATCTACGTGAAGGGGCAGTTGCTCACGGCGAAGGACAGCGGCATCAAGAGCTTCGCCGACCTGCGCGGCAAGAACGTCGTGACCACCGCCGGCACCACCAACGAACGGTTTCTGAAGAGCTACAACGTCGATCACAAGATCGATATGTTCGTGATCAGCGCCAAGGACCACGGCGAAGCGTTCCAAATGCTGCAATCGGGTCGAGCGGCGGCGTTCTACATGGATGACGCGCTGCTCTACGGCGAACGCGCCAAGGCCCGCGATCCGCATAACTGGGTGGTGGTGGGCGAGGAGCAGTCGCGGGAAATCTACAGCTGCATGGTGCGCAAAGGTGACCCGCAGTTTCTCGAATTGGTGAACTCGACACTTGCCGATCTGTACAGCTCGGGCGAGATCAACGGCATCTATCAGCGCTGGTTCCAGCAACCGATTCCACCCAAAGGCCTGAACCTGGAATTTCCGATGACCAGCGAACTGAAAGCAATCATCGCCAAACCGGTGAGTGATCCGGTGCAATAA
- a CDS encoding RidA family protein translates to MSINRINSNSRLSGAVTFGDLVFLSGQVPGDSTDVTGQTAEVLAKIDALLAEAGSDKDHLLNATIYLNDIGRDFAAMNEVWSQWLSPGKAPTRTTLQAQLARPEVLVEITVIAARR, encoded by the coding sequence ATGAGCATCAACCGTATCAACAGCAACAGCCGCCTCTCTGGCGCGGTGACCTTTGGCGATCTGGTGTTTCTCTCGGGGCAGGTGCCGGGTGACAGCACCGACGTCACCGGGCAAACCGCCGAGGTGCTGGCGAAGATCGACGCGTTACTGGCCGAGGCTGGCAGCGACAAGGATCATCTGCTCAACGCGACCATTTACCTGAACGACATTGGTCGCGATTTTGCTGCCATGAACGAGGTCTGGTCGCAGTGGTTGTCGCCGGGCAAGGCGCCGACCCGGACCACCTTGCAGGCGCAACTGGCCCGTCCAGAAGTGTTGGTGGAAATCACCGTGATCGCCGCCCGTCGCTAA
- a CDS encoding D-amino acid dehydrogenase produces MAQRVCIIGGGVIGLTTAYALVRDGIDVTLIEARDSLGSETSFANGGQLSYRYVAPLADAGVPLQALGWMLRGDSPLKLRPRLDPAQWRWMASFLAACRRSVNQRNGAHLLRLALLSQSTLQGWREEDRLDGFDWRRNGKLVTFREAASFEHARHGLADPQQQHVLSQAECAQLEPALAEAPFVGAIYTPDEEVADCHAFCQRLMARLQASGRCEFLLGRKVTGIRHADGAVQAVEMGSQVLPVEQLVIAAGHRSPALALPGMNLPLYPLKGYSLTLPIRAEHRAPELSITDYNRKIVYARIGDQLRVAAMVDIVGFDPALDPKRLALIKRQAQETLPNAGDYDAAIEWAGMRPATPSGVPLIGATAYRNLWLNLGHGALGFTLACGSARLLSELIARRTPSIEMQGLAPRVA; encoded by the coding sequence ATGGCTCAGCGGGTTTGCATCATCGGTGGTGGCGTCATCGGGCTGACGACGGCTTACGCACTGGTACGCGACGGTATCGACGTGACGCTGATCGAGGCCCGGGATTCGTTGGGCAGCGAGACCAGTTTCGCCAACGGCGGCCAGTTGTCCTACCGTTACGTCGCGCCGCTGGCCGATGCCGGCGTACCGCTTCAGGCGCTTGGCTGGATGCTGCGCGGTGACTCGCCGTTGAAGCTGCGCCCGCGCCTGGACCCGGCGCAATGGCGCTGGATGGCGTCCTTCCTGGCGGCTTGCCGTCGTTCGGTGAATCAGCGCAACGGCGCGCACCTGCTGCGTCTGGCGCTGCTGAGCCAGTCCACACTGCAAGGCTGGCGCGAAGAAGACCGCCTCGACGGTTTCGACTGGCGGCGCAACGGCAAACTGGTGACGTTTCGTGAAGCCGCGAGTTTCGAGCATGCGCGCCATGGCCTGGCCGATCCGCAACAGCAACACGTGCTGTCGCAGGCCGAATGCGCACAACTGGAGCCCGCACTCGCTGAGGCGCCGTTTGTGGGCGCGATTTATACCCCCGACGAAGAGGTCGCCGATTGCCATGCTTTCTGCCAGCGATTGATGGCTCGGCTCCAGGCGTCGGGCCGCTGCGAGTTTTTGCTCGGGCGCAAGGTTACCGGCATTCGCCACGCGGACGGTGCGGTGCAGGCCGTCGAAATGGGTTCGCAGGTGTTGCCGGTCGAGCAACTGGTGATTGCCGCCGGCCATCGCAGCCCGGCGCTGGCATTGCCGGGCATGAACCTGCCGCTCTATCCGCTCAAGGGCTACAGCCTGACCTTGCCTATCCGCGCTGAACATCGCGCGCCGGAGCTGAGCATCACCGATTACAACCGCAAGATCGTTTACGCCCGTATCGGTGACCAACTGCGCGTAGCGGCGATGGTCGACATTGTCGGTTTCGACCCGGCGCTCGACCCCAAACGCTTGGCGTTGATCAAGCGCCAGGCACAGGAAACCTTGCCGAACGCCGGCGATTACGACGCTGCCATTGAGTGGGCCGGCATGCGCCCGGCTACCCCTAGCGGCGTGCCGTTGATCGGGGCCACGGCGTACCGCAACCTGTGGCTCAACCTCGGCCATGGCGCCCTGGGTTTTACCCTGGCCTGTGGCAGCGCCCGGTTGCTCAGCGAGTTGATCGCCCGGCGCACACCGTCGATTGAAATGCAGGGCCTCGCCCCCCGCGTCGCCTGA
- a CDS encoding LysR family transcriptional regulator: MRLRHIEIFQAIRQTGSVSGAAQLLHVSQPAVSKVLQHAEQQLGFPLFLRVRGKLQATPEALELEREVDKVTESLQGVRRLAQSLRREPGHSVRIGAIPALALSLLPPAINEWTQRYPDIVCELSSAHSRELMQNLLMREVDVALTLQPPDHPGLKAQVLACGVLVALAPLGYWADDALGQPLPLSELAGAPLIGLSSADPLAARLDSYLEAVEPPPRVRIAVQTYSLARAMVESGAGLAVIDPFTALGASPAATAIRPLAPALPITLYAITRADEPPPHTLSDLLQVFSRRAQAQLDRLIP, encoded by the coding sequence ATGCGACTGCGACACATCGAGATTTTCCAGGCCATTCGCCAGACCGGTTCGGTCAGTGGCGCCGCGCAGTTGCTGCACGTGTCGCAGCCGGCGGTGAGCAAAGTGCTGCAACACGCCGAGCAGCAACTGGGCTTCCCGCTGTTCCTGCGGGTGCGCGGTAAATTGCAGGCCACGCCCGAAGCGCTGGAGCTTGAGCGCGAAGTCGACAAGGTCACCGAAAGCCTGCAAGGCGTGCGACGCCTGGCCCAGAGCCTGCGACGCGAGCCGGGTCACAGCGTACGGATCGGCGCGATTCCGGCGCTGGCGCTGTCGCTGCTGCCGCCGGCCATCAACGAATGGACGCAACGCTACCCGGACATCGTCTGCGAGCTGTCCAGCGCCCACAGCCGTGAGCTGATGCAGAATTTGTTGATGCGTGAAGTGGATGTCGCACTGACCTTGCAACCGCCGGATCACCCGGGCCTGAAGGCACAGGTGTTGGCTTGCGGGGTGTTGGTGGCGCTGGCGCCGCTGGGTTATTGGGCCGACGACGCCTTGGGCCAACCGTTGCCATTGAGCGAACTGGCCGGCGCGCCGCTGATCGGCCTGTCCAGCGCCGATCCGCTGGCGGCCAGGCTCGACAGCTATCTTGAGGCGGTCGAGCCACCGCCACGGGTTCGCATCGCCGTGCAGACCTATTCGCTGGCGCGGGCGATGGTTGAATCCGGCGCCGGGCTGGCAGTGATCGACCCGTTTACCGCGCTCGGCGCATCCCCCGCCGCCACGGCGATTCGACCTCTGGCACCCGCGCTACCGATCACCTTGTATGCGATAACCCGCGCCGACGAACCGCCGCCCCACACCCTGAGCGACTTGTTGCAGGTGTTCAGCCGACGGGCGCAGGCGCAGCTGGATCGCTTGATCCCTTAG
- the trhA gene encoding PAQR family membrane homeostasis protein TrhA, which translates to MYHGERLNAWTHLVGAVAAFVGVVWMLVIASMDGSPWKIVSVAIYGFTLLVLYSASTVYHSVRGRKKAIMQKVDHFSIYLLIAGSYTPFCLVTLRGPWGWTLFGIVWGLALIGILQEIKPRSEARILSIVIYAVMGWIVLVAVKPLLAALGSTGFAWLASGGVLYTVGIVFFALDSRLRHAHGIWHLFVIAGSLLHFVAIMFYVL; encoded by the coding sequence ATGTATCACGGGGAAAGATTGAACGCCTGGACGCATCTGGTCGGGGCGGTGGCTGCGTTTGTCGGGGTGGTGTGGATGCTGGTGATTGCCAGCATGGACGGTAGCCCGTGGAAGATTGTCAGCGTGGCGATCTACGGGTTCACCTTGTTGGTGCTTTACAGCGCGTCGACCGTTTACCACAGCGTGCGTGGACGCAAGAAAGCGATCATGCAGAAGGTCGATCACTTCTCGATCTACCTGTTGATTGCCGGCAGCTACACGCCTTTTTGTCTGGTGACATTGCGCGGTCCGTGGGGCTGGACGCTGTTCGGGATTGTCTGGGGGTTGGCGCTGATCGGCATCCTGCAAGAAATCAAACCGCGCTCGGAAGCGCGGATTCTGTCGATCGTGATCTATGCGGTGATGGGCTGGATCGTGCTGGTGGCGGTCAAGCCGTTACTGGCGGCGTTGGGCAGTACAGGTTTCGCCTGGCTGGCGTCGGGCGGCGTGCTGTACACCGTGGGCATTGTCTTTTTTGCGCTGGACAGTCGTTTGCGCCATGCCCACGGGATCTGGCATCTGTTCGTGATCGCCGGGAGTTTGCTGCACTTCGTGGCGATCATGTTTTATGTCCTTTGA
- a CDS encoding chemotaxis protein CheW: protein MLEHRTSNLTGLLLPLADRNLILPNVAVAELIDYQPSAFDLDTPPWYLGLVKWRDRQIPLISFESACGQKIVIGERARIVILNALGGRPDLKFIALLVQGIPRSYKLDSQLSYVDVPLCSLEQAAVQVGEQVAKVPNLLALEELLVKAGLAS from the coding sequence ATGCTTGAGCACCGCACCAGCAACCTCACCGGCCTGCTGCTGCCCTTGGCTGACCGCAACCTGATCTTGCCCAACGTCGCTGTGGCGGAGCTTATCGATTACCAACCCAGTGCCTTCGACCTCGACACACCGCCGTGGTACCTGGGGTTGGTGAAGTGGCGGGATCGACAGATTCCGTTGATCAGTTTCGAGTCGGCATGTGGGCAGAAAATCGTCATCGGCGAGCGGGCACGAATCGTCATCCTCAATGCGCTCGGCGGGCGGCCCGATTTGAAATTCATTGCCTTGCTGGTGCAGGGGATTCCGCGGTCTTACAAGCTTGATAGTCAGTTGAGCTATGTGGATGTGCCGTTGTGCTCGCTGGAACAGGCGGCGGTGCAGGTGGGGGAGCAAGTGGCGAAGGTGCCGAATTTGTTGGCGTTGGAGGAGTTGCTCGTAAAGGCCGGTTTGGCCAGCTGA
- a CDS encoding Hpt domain-containing protein: protein MGDRHDYVALEWVKGEIAETLKVAHQAIETLLDDPQATHALSECLACVHQVHGSLQMVEFYGAALLAEEMEHLVTALQQNRVSHRDETLHLLLQALGQLPIYLDRVQGARRDLPLVVLPLINDLRSARGESLLSETSLFSPQLADLPPLDEASLALLEPADLPNVLRKLRQMLQMALVGLLREQDGETNLGYLTKVFARLEGLCGNAPLSPLWQVASALVEGMRDGSIANSPALRSLFKEADKEIKRLLEQGMPGINQPAPLELLKSLLFYIAKAEHPTGQMLTMKDRYGLDDALPDSAMVDEERVRLAGPDRDAMRSVLAALCEELVRVKERLDLFVRSDRQHTSDLESLLAPLRQIADTLAVLGFGQPRKVIIDQLAVVLSLAQGQREPNDAILMDVAGALLYVEATLAGMVGTVEPESQEDSRLPTTDLTQIHQIVIKEARICLQQAKDMIVDYIDADWDRQHLQQLPALLTQVRGALAMIPLSRAASLIETCNHFIREHLLQDPDHPGWQELDSLADVITSIEYYLERLSDDPEAPGEKLLDVAEKSLAALGFFPIEQQVPVLEDVLSPSEAQVMQDLQELDDPETVKSLADVLASPVSSVNPPALTTPGSLLPPPSGEEPVDDELREVFLEETDEVLEILREYLPRWTANPDDKSALSELRRAFHTLKGSGRMVRALVLGELAWAVENLLNRVLERSVAPGPAVQQLLGDALNLLPELVAEFASHAQRQRNDVDQLAARAHALAKGDTPASDEDTQDVAALDPLLLEIFRKEAETHLASLNRFLDKAAEHVPLQASDELQRALHTLKGSASMAGVLPIAELAKPLDHLAREYKAHLLALDLDEVELLLEAEGLFRLGLRQLKTDPLAEIPGARSLIERTQALLAERLEMLLSAPNTGLRIKRDPQLINNFLAQGMDILLDAESLLKRWQQHPGERQELSALLDELTTLGEGAHLADLHPVDELCEALLDLYGAVEESSLAVSEAFFHEAQSAHEALINMLDELAAGQEVSPQPQRIRALRGLLDESLDPSAMGLIRSDGSRTLSIRELGSATAELEQTATQVELDDEIVSIFLEEAVDILESAGQALQRWLDDPDNAAPLLSLQRDLHTLKGGARMAEVEPVGELAHELESLYEGLVDRRYAYSEALAHLLQHSHDRLAQLLDQLQNQRPLADPAEVIEAIREFRQGNASTVEAVEPARAEDSPGHDPELLEIFLEEGFDIIENSGAALVRWQAEPSNRQEVETLLRDLHTLKGGARMVEIAPIGDLAHELEFLYEGLSAGVLQPTAALFGLLQSSHDRLAQMLDATRAGQPLPPADQLIDEIRNFSHPAVPETPTPVQVPATPKIETPAQQPDAGADMVKVSAELLDDLVNLAGETSIFRGRIEQQVNDARVTLSEMETTIERMRDQLRRLDTETQGRILSRQQVEAERLGYEEFDPLEMDRHSQLQQLSRALFESASDLLDLKETLDRRNQDAENLLQQQGRINTELQEGLMRTRMVPFERMLPRLKRIVRQVSGELGKDVEFIVGNAEGEMDRNVLERMAAPLEHMLRNAVDHGLESAEVRVAAGKPAQGRITLDLSREGGDIIFDIRDDGAGVPLDAVRSKAIKRGLLAPDSDISDRDVLQFILQPGFSTAEKITQISGRGVGMDVVHEEVRQLGGSMSIDSVPGQGVHFRIRLPFTVSVNRALMVQCGEDQYAIPLNTIDGIVRVLPNELEGHYRLDPPTYQYAGQHYELCYLGELLKTSHRPKLLGQSLPLPVLLVQCNERHIAVQVDAMAGTREIVVKSLGPQFAAVQGLSGATILGDGRVVLILDLLAPIRAMQARLPQQPVTQDAEAEPHKPLLVLVVDDSVTVRKVTSRLLERHGMNVLTAKDGVDAMLLLEDHMPDLMLLDIEMPRMDGFEVATQVRADERLQHLPIIMITSRTGQKHRDRAMAIGVNDYLGKPYQESVLLDSIHLWSKTHA from the coding sequence ATGGGTGATCGGCACGACTATGTGGCCCTCGAGTGGGTCAAAGGCGAGATTGCCGAAACGCTGAAAGTGGCTCACCAGGCGATTGAAACGTTGCTTGATGACCCGCAGGCGACGCACGCCCTCAGCGAATGCCTGGCGTGCGTCCATCAGGTTCACGGCAGTTTGCAGATGGTCGAGTTCTACGGCGCGGCGCTGCTCGCCGAAGAGATGGAACATCTGGTCACCGCCTTGCAACAGAACCGCGTCAGTCATCGCGATGAGACGCTTCACCTGTTGCTGCAAGCCCTTGGTCAACTGCCGATTTACCTCGATCGGGTACAAGGTGCGCGCCGCGACCTGCCGCTGGTGGTGCTGCCACTGATCAACGATCTGCGCAGCGCCCGTGGCGAAAGCCTGTTGTCGGAAACCAGCCTGTTCAGCCCGCAATTGGCGGACCTGCCGCCCCTGGACGAAGCGTCGCTGGCGCTGCTGGAGCCGGCGGATTTACCCAATGTGCTGCGCAAGTTGCGGCAAATGTTGCAAATGGCCCTGGTCGGGTTATTGCGTGAGCAGGATGGCGAAACGAATCTCGGTTACCTGACCAAGGTTTTTGCGCGCCTCGAAGGGCTGTGCGGCAACGCGCCCTTGAGCCCGTTGTGGCAAGTCGCCTCGGCGCTGGTCGAAGGCATGCGCGACGGCTCGATTGCCAACAGCCCGGCGTTGCGCAGCCTGTTCAAGGAGGCCGACAAAGAAATCAAGCGCCTGCTCGAACAGGGCATGCCCGGCATCAATCAGCCGGCGCCGCTAGAGTTGCTCAAGAGTTTGCTGTTCTACATTGCCAAGGCCGAACATCCCACCGGGCAGATGCTGACCATGAAAGATCGCTACGGACTGGACGACGCGCTGCCTGACAGCGCAATGGTCGACGAAGAACGCGTACGGCTGGCCGGTCCCGACCGCGATGCCATGCGCTCGGTGTTGGCCGCTTTGTGTGAAGAGCTGGTGCGGGTCAAGGAACGCCTTGATCTGTTTGTGCGCAGCGACCGCCAACACACCTCGGACCTCGAAAGCCTGCTGGCGCCCCTGCGGCAAATCGCCGACACCCTGGCGGTGCTCGGTTTCGGCCAGCCACGCAAGGTCATCATCGACCAACTGGCGGTGGTGCTGAGTCTGGCCCAGGGTCAACGTGAGCCCAACGACGCGATCCTGATGGACGTCGCCGGTGCCTTGCTCTACGTCGAAGCGACGCTGGCCGGCATGGTCGGCACCGTCGAGCCGGAAAGCCAGGAAGACAGCCGCCTGCCGACCACCGACCTGACCCAGATCCATCAGATCGTGATCAAGGAGGCGCGCATCTGCCTGCAACAGGCCAAGGACATGATCGTCGACTACATCGACGCCGACTGGGACCGCCAGCATTTGCAGCAACTGCCGGCCTTGCTGACCCAGGTGCGCGGTGCATTGGCGATGATTCCGTTGAGCCGTGCGGCGAGCCTGATCGAAACGTGCAACCACTTCATCCGCGAGCACCTGCTGCAGGATCCGGATCATCCCGGCTGGCAGGAACTGGACAGCCTGGCCGACGTCATCACCAGCATCGAGTACTACCTGGAGCGCCTCAGCGACGACCCCGAAGCGCCGGGTGAAAAGTTGCTCGACGTCGCGGAAAAGAGCCTGGCCGCACTCGGCTTTTTCCCCATCGAGCAACAGGTGCCGGTGCTTGAAGATGTGCTCAGCCCGAGTGAAGCGCAGGTCATGCAGGATCTGCAGGAACTGGACGACCCTGAGACCGTCAAGTCGCTGGCCGATGTGTTGGCCAGCCCTGTGTCCTCCGTCAATCCGCCCGCCCTGACAACCCCGGGAAGCCTGTTGCCGCCGCCCAGCGGTGAAGAACCGGTGGACGATGAGCTGCGGGAAGTGTTCCTCGAAGAAACCGATGAAGTGCTGGAAATCCTCCGGGAGTACCTGCCGCGCTGGACGGCTAACCCCGACGATAAATCTGCCTTGAGTGAATTGCGCCGGGCATTCCACACCTTGAAAGGCAGTGGCCGGATGGTCCGTGCGCTGGTGCTGGGCGAGCTGGCCTGGGCGGTGGAAAACCTGCTCAACCGCGTGCTGGAACGTAGCGTTGCGCCGGGGCCGGCGGTGCAACAACTGCTGGGCGATGCGCTGAATCTGCTGCCAGAACTGGTGGCCGAGTTTGCCAGCCATGCCCAGCGCCAGCGCAACGACGTTGACCAATTGGCCGCACGCGCCCATGCCCTCGCCAAGGGCGATACGCCTGCCAGCGATGAAGATACCCAGGATGTGGCGGCCCTCGATCCGCTGTTGCTGGAGATCTTCCGCAAGGAAGCCGAGACCCATCTCGCCAGCCTCAACCGCTTCCTCGATAAAGCCGCGGAGCACGTACCGTTGCAGGCCAGCGACGAGTTGCAGCGGGCGCTGCACACGCTCAAGGGCAGCGCCTCCATGGCGGGCGTATTGCCAATCGCCGAGCTGGCGAAGCCGCTGGATCATCTGGCCCGGGAGTACAAGGCGCACCTGCTCGCCCTCGACCTGGACGAAGTCGAACTGCTGCTCGAAGCCGAAGGCTTGTTCCGTCTCGGCTTGCGACAGCTCAAAACCGACCCGCTGGCGGAGATTCCCGGCGCCCGCTCATTGATCGAGCGAACCCAGGCGTTGCTGGCCGAGCGACTGGAAATGCTCCTGAGTGCGCCCAATACCGGGCTGCGCATCAAGCGTGATCCGCAACTGATCAACAACTTCCTCGCCCAAGGCATGGACATCCTGCTGGACGCCGAGAGCCTGTTGAAACGCTGGCAGCAACATCCCGGCGAGCGTCAGGAACTCAGCGCGTTGCTGGACGAATTGACCACCCTCGGCGAAGGCGCGCACCTGGCGGATCTGCATCCGGTGGATGAGCTCTGCGAAGCCTTGCTCGACCTCTACGGCGCGGTGGAAGAAAGCAGCCTGGCGGTCAGCGAGGCGTTTTTCCATGAAGCGCAAAGTGCCCATGAAGCTCTGATCAACATGCTCGACGAACTGGCTGCCGGCCAGGAAGTCAGCCCGCAACCGCAACGCATCCGGGCCTTGCGCGGCTTGCTCGATGAGAGCCTGGATCCGTCGGCGATGGGGCTGATTCGCAGCGATGGCAGCCGCACGCTGAGCATCCGGGAACTGGGTAGTGCCACGGCCGAACTGGAACAGACCGCGACCCAGGTCGAGCTGGACGACGAGATCGTTTCGATCTTCCTCGAAGAGGCGGTGGATATCCTCGAAAGCGCCGGTCAGGCGTTGCAGCGCTGGCTGGACGACCCGGACAACGCTGCGCCGCTGTTGTCGTTGCAGCGAGATTTGCACACCCTCAAGGGTGGTGCGCGGATGGCCGAGGTCGAGCCGGTCGGTGAGCTGGCCCATGAACTGGAAAGCCTTTACGAAGGCCTGGTGGATCGCCGCTACGCTTACAGCGAAGCCTTGGCGCACTTGCTGCAACACAGCCATGACCGGCTCGCGCAGCTGCTTGATCAGTTGCAGAACCAGCGGCCATTGGCTGATCCGGCTGAGGTGATCGAGGCCATTCGCGAGTTTCGCCAGGGCAACGCCAGCACTGTTGAGGCGGTCGAACCGGCACGGGCCGAGGATTCACCGGGGCATGATCCAGAGCTGCTGGAGATCTTCCTCGAGGAAGGTTTCGACATCATCGAAAACTCCGGCGCGGCGTTGGTGCGCTGGCAGGCCGAGCCGTCGAATCGTCAGGAAGTGGAAACCCTGCTGCGTGATTTGCACACCCTCAAGGGTGGCGCGCGGATGGTGGAAATCGCGCCGATCGGCGACCTCGCCCATGAGCTGGAATTCCTCTACGAAGGCCTGTCCGCTGGCGTGTTGCAACCCACTGCCGCGTTGTTCGGCTTGTTGCAAAGCAGCCACGACCGACTGGCGCAGATGCTCGACGCGACCCGCGCCGGTCAGCCTTTGCCGCCCGCCGATCAACTGATCGATGAGATCAGGAATTTCAGTCATCCGGCCGTGCCCGAAACACCGACGCCGGTCCAGGTGCCTGCAACGCCGAAAATCGAGACGCCGGCACAGCAACCGGATGCCGGCGCGGACATGGTCAAGGTCTCGGCAGAACTGCTCGACGATCTGGTCAACCTGGCCGGCGAAACCTCGATTTTCCGTGGCCGGATCGAACAACAGGTCAACGATGCGCGCGTGACCCTCAGCGAGATGGAAACCACCATCGAGCGCATGCGCGACCAATTGCGCCGGCTCGATACGGAGACTCAGGGGCGGATTCTCAGCCGTCAGCAAGTCGAAGCCGAACGCCTGGGCTACGAAGAATTCGATCCGCTGGAAATGGACCGCCACTCGCAGTTGCAACAACTGTCGCGCGCGCTGTTCGAATCCGCCTCCGACTTGCTCGACCTCAAGGAAACCCTCGACCGACGCAATCAGGACGCGGAAAACCTGCTGCAACAACAGGGCCGCATCAACACCGAATTGCAGGAAGGCCTGATGCGTACGCGCATGGTGCCGTTCGAGCGGATGCTGCCGCGCTTGAAGCGGATCGTCCGCCAAGTCTCCGGCGAATTGGGCAAGGACGTGGAATTCATTGTCGGCAATGCCGAAGGCGAGATGGACCGCAACGTCCTCGAACGCATGGCCGCGCCGCTGGAACACATGCTGCGCAACGCCGTGGATCATGGCCTGGAATCGGCCGAGGTGCGTGTCGCGGCAGGTAAACCGGCTCAGGGTCGTATCACCCTCGACCTGTCGCGAGAGGGCGGCGACATCATTTTCGACATCCGCGACGACGGTGCCGGCGTGCCGCTGGACGCGGTGCGGAGCAAGGCGATCAAACGCGGGTTGCTGGCCCCGGACAGCGACATCAGCGACCGCGATGTCCTGCAATTCATCCTGCAACCGGGGTTCTCCACCGCCGAGAAAATCACCCAGATTTCCGGGCGCGGCGTCGGCATGGACGTGGTGCATGAAGAGGTCCGGCAGCTCGGTGGCAGCATGAGCATCGACTCTGTGCCGGGGCAGGGCGTGCACTTCCGCATTCGCCTGCCGTTCACCGTGTCGGTCAACCGGGCCTTAATGGTGCAATGCGGGGAGGATCAGTACGCGATCCCGCTGAACACCATCGACGGCATCGTTCGCGTGCTGCCCAACGAACTTGAAGGGCACTACCGGCTCGATCCGCCGACCTACCAATACGCCGGGCAACACTATGAACTGTGCTACCTCGGCGAACTGCTGAAAACCAGCCATCGCCCGAAACTGCTGGGCCAGAGCCTGCCGTTGCCGGTGTTGCTGGTGCAGTGCAACGAGCGGCACATCGCGGTGCAAGTCGACGCCATGGCCGGCACTCGCGAGATCGTGGTCAAAAGCCTCGGCCCGCAATTTGCGGCGGTGCAGGGTTTGTCCGGGGCGACGATTCTCGGCGATGGGCGGGTGGTGCTGATTCTTGATTTGCTGGCGCCGATCCGCGCGATGCAGGCCCGCTTGCCGCAACAGCCAGTGACTCAGGACGCGGAGGCCGAACCGCACAAGCCGCTGTTGGTGCTGGTGGTCGATGACTCGGTCACCGTGCGCAAGGTCACCAGCCGTCTGCTGGAACGCCACGGCATGAACGTGCTGACCGCCAAGGACGGGGTCGACGCCATGCTGCTGCTTGAAGACCACATGCCTGACCTGATGCTGCTGGACATCGAAATGCCGCGCATGGACGGTTTTGAAGTCGCGACCCAGGTCCGCGCCGACGAACGTCTGCAGCACCTGCCAATCATCATGATCACCTCCCGCACCGGGCAGAAACACCGCGACCGCGCCATGGCCATCGGCGTCAACGACTACCTCGGCAAGCCGTACCAGGAATCGGTGCTGCTCGATAGCATCCACCTGTGGAGCAAAACCCATGCTTGA